In a genomic window of Scyliorhinus torazame isolate Kashiwa2021f chromosome 5, sScyTor2.1, whole genome shotgun sequence:
- the LOC140418479 gene encoding uncharacterized protein, translating to MEGKSIIHSAGKPYTCCVCGRGFSQSSGLTSHKCSHTEEKPWKCADCGKGFTVPSKLETHRHSHTGERPFTCSKCGKGFTKSSHLLSHQRVHTDERPFQCPDCGKCYKSSAELMRHQPVHTDERPFSCSDCGTGFRRSSDLTAHQRSHTGERPFTCSECGKGFTISAHLLNHQRVHTDERPFQCPDCWKCYKHSGNLMSHQRVHTDERPFRCSHCGTGFRRSSHFIAHQRIHTGERPFPCSKCGKGFTQSSALSTHQRIHTGERPFTCSECGKGFTQSSALSRHQRVHTEERPFTCSECGKGFTQLSHLLSHQRGHK from the coding sequence atggaaggaaaaagcatcattcacagtgcggggaaaccgtacacgtgttgtgtgtgtggacgaggattcagtcaatcatcaggcctcacaagccacaaatgcagtcacactgaggagaaaccgtggaaatgtgcggactgtgggaaaggattcactgtcccatccaagctggaaactcatcgacacagtcacactggggagagaccattcacctgttccaagtgtgggaagggatttactaagtcatcccacctgctgagtcaccaacgAGTTCATACagatgagagaccatttcaatgtccagactgtgggaagtgctataaaagttctgcggaactgatgcgccatcaacctgttcacactgacgagagaccgtttagttgctctgactgtgggactgggttcagacgatcatctgacctcactgcacatcagcgaagtcacactggggagagaccattcacctgctccgagtgtgggaagggatttactatttcagcccacctgttgaatcaccagcgagttcacactgatgagagaccatttcaatgtccagactgctggAAGTGCTATAAACATTCTGGGaatctgatgagccatcaacgtgttcacactgacgagagaccgttcaggtgctctcactgcggcactgggttcagacgatcatctcacttcattgcacatcagcgaattcacactggggagaggccattcccctgctccaagtgtgggaagggattcactcagtcatccgctctctccacacaccagcgaattcacactggggagagaccattcacctgctccgagtgtgggaagggattcactcagtcatccgctctgtccagacaccagcgagttcacactgaggagagaccattcacctgctccgagtgtgggaagggattcactcagttatcccacctgctgagtcaccaacgaggccacaagtaa